One stretch of Cryomorphaceae bacterium 1068 DNA includes these proteins:
- a CDS encoding class I SAM-dependent methyltransferase, with product MSGTFYKTKESVEEYIRLAKGVNGGELINKLKNFLPLNSSLLEIGTGPGTDWNILNLDYEVVGSDNSAEFLCHLVSANPKGRFIELDATTLRLEEKFDGIYSNKVMHHLHDDELKDSIQRQFDVLNTNGIICHSFWKGEGSEIFKGLFVNYHTKKSLKDLFENNFEILLIEEYAEFEDGDSLVLIGKKKADSNG from the coding sequence ATGAGTGGAACGTTCTACAAAACTAAAGAGTCGGTTGAAGAATACATCAGATTAGCAAAGGGTGTTAATGGAGGGGAACTGATTAATAAGCTAAAGAATTTCCTACCATTAAATTCTTCCTTACTTGAAATCGGCACAGGCCCGGGAACTGACTGGAACATCCTCAACCTTGATTATGAAGTCGTAGGTTCTGATAATTCAGCCGAATTTCTATGTCATCTCGTTTCTGCTAATCCTAAAGGCAGATTCATTGAATTAGATGCTACCACACTGAGATTAGAAGAAAAGTTTGACGGTATTTATTCTAACAAGGTAATGCATCATTTGCACGATGACGAACTCAAGGATTCCATACAAAGACAGTTTGATGTTTTAAATACCAACGGAATCATCTGTCATTCTTTCTGGAAAGGAGAAGGTTCAGAAATTTTCAAAGGACTCTTCGTGAACTATCACACTAAGAAATCATTGAAGGATCTCTTTGAGAACAACTTTGAAATTCTTTTGATTGAAGAATATGCAGAATTTGAAGATGGAGACTCATTGGTACTGATTGGAAAGAAAAAAGCCGATAGCAACGGTTAG
- a CDS encoding VOC family protein codes for MLTDINPKLPMRDKSATRHFYISQLGFKEIGDYEGYLMVRKDHVEIHFFEFKELDPKENYGQVYVRTDNIDGVYQSMLDSKTKIHPNGALQIKPWGQKEFALLDPDNNLLTFGQSI; via the coding sequence ATGCTAACCGACATCAACCCAAAACTACCTATGCGCGATAAGTCTGCTACCAGACATTTCTACATCAGCCAATTGGGTTTTAAAGAAATAGGCGACTATGAAGGGTATTTAATGGTTCGAAAGGATCATGTGGAAATCCACTTCTTTGAATTTAAAGAGCTAGACCCCAAGGAGAATTATGGTCAAGTCTATGTTAGAACCGACAACATTGACGGCGTTTATCAATCGATGCTGGATAGTAAAACTAAAATTCATCCGAACGGCGCATTGCAAATCAAACCATGGGGACAAAAAGAATTTGCCTTGCTTGACCCTGACAATAACCTATTGACATTTGGACAAAGTATTTAG